In Polaribacter sp. L3A8, a genomic segment contains:
- a CDS encoding transketolase family protein has translation MKKYTYTEKKDTRSGFGDGLTELGRTNPNVVALCADLIGSLKMDQFIEENPERFFQIGIAEANMIGIAAGLTIGGKIPFTGTFANFSTGRVYDQIRQSVAYSGKNVKICASHAGVTLGEDGATHQILEDIGLMKMLPGMTVINTCDYNQTKAATIAIADFDGPVYLRFGRPKVPVFMPTDEKFEIGKGIQLTEGTDVTIVATGHLVWESLQAAEQLEAEGISVEVINIHTIKPLDEEIILKSVAKTGCIVTAEEHNKLGGLGESVARTLALNTPTPQEFVGTDDTFGESGTPEQLMAKYGLDAAAVVKAVKKVISRK, from the coding sequence ATGAAGAAATACACGTACACAGAAAAGAAAGACACGCGTTCAGGTTTTGGAGATGGTTTAACAGAATTAGGAAGAACAAACCCAAACGTAGTTGCCTTATGTGCAGATTTAATTGGTTCTTTAAAAATGGATCAATTTATTGAAGAAAACCCTGAGAGATTTTTCCAAATTGGTATTGCAGAAGCAAACATGATTGGTATTGCTGCTGGTTTAACAATTGGAGGTAAAATTCCTTTTACAGGAACATTTGCTAACTTTTCTACAGGTAGAGTGTACGACCAAATTCGTCAATCTGTAGCATATTCTGGTAAAAACGTAAAAATTTGTGCATCTCATGCAGGAGTTACTTTAGGAGAAGATGGCGCAACACACCAAATATTAGAAGATATTGGTTTAATGAAAATGTTACCAGGAATGACCGTTATTAATACGTGTGATTACAACCAAACAAAAGCAGCAACGATTGCAATTGCAGATTTTGATGGACCTGTTTACTTACGTTTTGGTCGCCCAAAAGTGCCTGTATTTATGCCAACTGATGAAAAATTTGAAATTGGTAAAGGAATACAATTAACAGAAGGAACTGATGTAACAATTGTTGCTACAGGTCATTTAGTTTGGGAATCTTTACAAGCAGCAGAACAATTAGAAGCAGAAGGAATTTCTGTAGAAGTAATTAACATACACACAATTAAACCTTTAGATGAAGAAATAATTTTAAAGTCTGTTGCTAAAACAGGTTGTATTGTAACTGCTGAAGAACATAATAAGTTAGGTGGTTTAGGTGAAAGTGTTGCAAGAACATTAGCTTTAAACACCCCTACTCCGCAAGAGTTTGTTGGTACAGATGATACTTTTGGAGAATCTGGAACACCAGAACAGTTAATGGCTAAATATGGTTTAGATGCTGCTGCAGTTGTTAAAGCTGTTAAAAAAGTAATTTCTAGAAAATAA
- a CDS encoding outer membrane beta-barrel protein, translating to MKKVILMMFLAFGFNQVSNAQVDFGIKAGVNYNNSGDDSVESLGTDVVDGAKAKSGYHAGIWFRGDIPVLGLYVRPEIVYTQVKTEFEQAVGSDDYSFKKLDVPVLVGKKFLGFANVFIGPSFQYILDDEITFQDLTSDELDKFSVGLQMGAGVEFGNIGIDVRWERGLSGNEAKFADKFTVDNRTNQIIFGLSLKL from the coding sequence ATGAAAAAAGTAATTTTAATGATGTTTTTGGCTTTTGGTTTTAACCAAGTGTCAAACGCTCAAGTAGATTTTGGTATTAAAGCTGGTGTAAACTACAATAATAGTGGAGACGACTCTGTTGAAAGTTTAGGAACTGATGTAGTTGATGGAGCAAAAGCTAAATCTGGTTATCATGCAGGAATTTGGTTTCGTGGAGATATCCCTGTTTTAGGTTTGTATGTAAGACCAGAAATTGTTTATACACAAGTTAAGACAGAGTTTGAGCAAGCAGTCGGTTCAGATGATTATTCATTTAAGAAGTTAGATGTACCTGTTTTAGTAGGTAAAAAATTCTTAGGATTTGCAAATGTTTTTATTGGTCCTTCTTTTCAATACATTTTAGATGATGAAATTACTTTTCAAGATTTGACTTCTGATGAACTTGATAAGTTCTCTGTAGGACTTCAAATGGGAGCTGGAGTAGAGTTTGGTAATATAGGTATAGATGTACGTTGGGAAAGAGGTTTATCTGGAAACGAAGCTAAGTTTGCTGATAAATTTACCGTAGATAACAGAACGAATCAAATAATATTTGGACTTTCTTTAAAGTTATAA